One genomic segment of Stenotrophomonas sp. 704A1 includes these proteins:
- the ffh gene encoding signal recognition particle protein has product MFESLTQRLSGTIERLRGRGRLTEENIREATREVRIALLEADVALPVVQALIERIKVRAVGQEVLKSLTPGQALIKVVRDELTSVMGAAASDLNLNVPAPAIILMAGLQGAGKTTTVGKLAKHLKEKRKKKVMVVSADVYRPAAIEQLKTLAEQVGVLFFPSSAEQKPEAIVRAAIDDARKSFVDVLLVDTAGRLAIDEAMMAEIKALHAAVNPAETLFVVDAMTGQDAANTAKAFGDALPLTGVVLTKTDGDARGGAALSVRYITGKPIKFVGVSEKPDGLDVFHPDRIASRILDMGDVLSLVEQVEQQVDKDKAQKLAEKVAKGKKFDLNDMRDQLEQMQNMGGIGGLMDKLPGLGQIPEHLKAQVSQGKEVPRMIAIISSMTKKERRNPNLLNGSRRARIARGSGVTPADVNKLMKQYMQMEKMMSKMAGGGMKGMMRSMKGMMGAMGGRGMPFR; this is encoded by the coding sequence ATGTTCGAGTCCCTGACCCAGCGCCTTTCCGGCACCATCGAGCGCCTGCGTGGCCGTGGCCGCCTGACCGAGGAGAACATCCGCGAGGCGACCCGTGAAGTGCGCATCGCCCTGCTTGAGGCCGACGTCGCGCTGCCGGTGGTGCAGGCCCTGATCGAGCGCATCAAGGTGCGCGCGGTCGGCCAGGAAGTGCTGAAGTCGCTGACCCCGGGCCAGGCCCTGATCAAGGTCGTGCGTGACGAGCTGACCTCGGTGATGGGCGCTGCTGCCAGCGACCTGAACCTCAACGTGCCGGCCCCGGCGATCATCCTGATGGCGGGCCTGCAGGGTGCGGGCAAGACCACCACGGTCGGCAAGCTGGCCAAGCACCTGAAGGAAAAGCGCAAGAAGAAGGTGATGGTGGTGTCGGCCGACGTCTACCGTCCGGCCGCGATCGAGCAGCTGAAGACCCTGGCCGAGCAGGTCGGCGTGCTGTTCTTCCCGTCCAGTGCCGAGCAGAAGCCGGAAGCCATCGTCCGCGCCGCCATCGACGATGCGCGCAAGTCCTTCGTCGACGTGCTGCTGGTCGATACCGCCGGCCGCCTGGCCATCGACGAAGCGATGATGGCCGAGATCAAGGCCCTGCACGCTGCGGTGAATCCGGCCGAGACCCTGTTCGTGGTCGATGCCATGACCGGCCAGGACGCAGCCAACACCGCCAAGGCCTTCGGTGATGCGCTGCCGCTGACCGGCGTGGTGCTGACCAAGACCGACGGTGACGCCCGTGGCGGTGCCGCGCTGAGCGTGCGCTACATCACCGGCAAGCCGATCAAGTTCGTCGGCGTCAGCGAAAAGCCCGACGGCCTGGATGTGTTCCACCCGGACCGCATCGCCAGCCGCATCCTCGACATGGGCGACGTGCTGTCGCTGGTCGAGCAGGTCGAGCAGCAGGTCGACAAGGACAAGGCGCAGAAGCTGGCCGAGAAGGTCGCCAAGGGCAAGAAGTTCGACCTGAACGACATGCGCGACCAGCTCGAGCAGATGCAGAACATGGGCGGCATCGGTGGCCTGATGGACAAGCTGCCGGGCCTGGGCCAGATTCCCGAGCACCTCAAGGCGCAGGTCAGCCAGGGCAAGGAAGTGCCGCGCATGATCGCCATCATCAGCTCGATGACCAAGAAGGAACGGCGCAACCCGAACCTGCTCAACGGCTCGCGCCGCGCGCGCATCGCCCGCGGTTCGGGCGTGACCCCGGCCGACGTCAACAAGCTCATGAAGCAGTACATGCAGATGGAAAAGATGATGAGCAAGATGGCCGGCGGCGGCATGAAGGGCATGATGCGCAGCATGAAGGGCATGATGGGCGCCATGGGCGGCCGTGGCATGCCGTTCCGTTGA